The Corvus moneduloides isolate bCorMon1 chromosome 18, bCorMon1.pri, whole genome shotgun sequence genome window below encodes:
- the SDF2L1 gene encoding stromal cell-derived factor 2-like protein 1 — translation MRGGRRLFPLLLLALLPGLCHGREPAPGAVTCGSVLKLLNTRHSVRLHSHEVKYGSGSGQQSVTGVEASDDANSYWRIRGKSDSSCQRGTPVKCGQAIRLTHVNTGKNLHTHHFPSPLSNNQEVSAFGDDGEGDDLDFWIVQCSGTYWEREDAVRFKHVGTEVFLSITGEQYGHPIRGQREVHGMPAANHHNYWKAMEGVFIKPSLDPAKHDEL, via the exons ATGCGGGGTGGCCGCCGCCTCTTCCCGCTGCTGCTCCTAGCGCTGCTGCCCGGGCTGTGCCACGGCAGGGAGCCGGCGCCGGGCGCTGTGACTTGCGGCTCGGTGCTGAAACTGCTCAACACTCGCCACAGCGTGCGACTCCACTCGCACGAGGTCAAGTACGGCTCCG GAAGTGGGCAGCAGTCAGTGACAGGAGTTGAAGCTTCAGATGATGCCAACAGCTACTGGCGGATCCGTGGGAAGAGTGACAGCAGTTGCCAGCGTGGGACACCAGTGAAATGTGGGCAAGCCATACGACTTACCCATGTTAACACGGGGAAAAATCTGCACACTCATCACTTCCCATCACCACTCTCCAATAACCAA GAAGTAAGTGCCTTTGGGGATGATGGCGAAGGAGATGACCTGGATTTCTGGATTGTGCAGTGCAGTGGGACTTACTGGGAGCGGGAGGATGCCGTGCGCTTCAAGCACGTGGGGACTGAGGTGTTCCTGTCCATCACGGGGGAGCAGTACGGCCACCCCATTAGAGGTCAGCGGGAAGTTCATGGCATGCCTGCTGCCAACCACCACAACTATTGGAAAGCCATGGAGGGAGTCTTCATCAAACCCAGTCTGGACCCTGCAAAGCATGATGAGCTCTGA